The Armatimonadia bacterium region CTGCCGAACCTCGGCGGACTTGTCGAAGGTCGCTGCGGCCAGGGGACCAATCGCGCTGGCATCGCCGATCCAACCGAGGGCCTCGACGGCAAAGCGGCGGACCGTAGCGTCCTTGTCTTTGGTGGCCGTCCGGGTGAGAGCTGCCTGTGCGGTCTTCGCCGGAGTGGTGACCAGGGCTGCGGCAGCGCGTCGTCGCACCTGGGTGTCGGAGTCACTGAGAGCCGCCGCGAGTGGACCAGCGGCTCGTTCATCGCCCAGATAGCCAAGGCCCTGGG contains the following coding sequences:
- a CDS encoding HEAT repeat domain-containing protein translates to QGLGYLGDERAAGPLAAALSDSDTQVRRRAAAALVTTPAKTAQAALTRTATKDKDATVRRFAVEALGWIGDASAIGPLAAATFDKSAEVRQEAATQLGRLKSPDGLQALLELFKDPDEDVRWAAVQAVAEMRDKRATKALVVALDDPVAQVSNAAERGLQNLGIAKQRIPGMN